One Candidatus Korarchaeota archaeon NZ13-K genomic window carries:
- a CDS encoding AAA family ATPase, translating into MVRKQDPGRDDERESRDVTLIVADIIKQADFGRGIVRLDPEIMKQLELTSGDYVRIYGSRVTHSRVMPSVSMDVGTRYIRMDKIVKGNAGVRTGDKVRVRPVDVGEASKVVLAPQDHMIRVAPDFHTWVKRRLLDFAVTKGDIVLIPIFQRFISLVIVSVTPGTYGKVGPNTIIEVRESPVELARIVLPTVTYEDIGGLKDAIQRIREMVELPLRHPELFRHLGIDPPKGVLLYGPPGTGKTLL; encoded by the coding sequence TTGGTCAGGAAGCAGGACCCTGGGAGGGATGATGAGAGGGAGAGCCGCGATGTGACGCTCATAGTGGCCGATATAATAAAGCAGGCTGATTTTGGGAGAGGAATAGTGAGGCTGGATCCCGAAATAATGAAGCAGCTTGAACTGACGAGCGGTGACTACGTGAGGATCTACGGCTCCAGGGTGACGCACAGCAGGGTCATGCCATCCGTCAGCATGGACGTGGGGACCAGGTACATAAGGATGGACAAGATAGTCAAGGGGAATGCCGGGGTCAGGACTGGAGATAAGGTTAGGGTGAGGCCCGTTGATGTAGGAGAGGCATCTAAGGTCGTCTTAGCCCCACAGGATCACATGATAAGGGTTGCACCTGACTTCCACACGTGGGTCAAGAGGAGGCTCCTGGACTTCGCCGTGACCAAGGGCGATATAGTCCTGATCCCCATATTCCAGAGGTTCATATCCCTAGTCATCGTCAGCGTGACCCCTGGCACCTATGGGAAGGTGGGTCCCAACACTATAATAGAGGTGAGGGAGTCTCCAGTTGAGCTTGCTAGGATAGTCCTCCCGACCGTCACCTATGAGGACATAGGAGGACTGAAGGATGCGATACAGAGGATAAGGGAGATGGTGGAGCTCCCACTGAGGCACCCTGAGCTGTTCAGGCACCTGGGCATAGATCCACCGAAGGGAGTCCTCCTCTACGGCCCTCCCGGAACAGGGAAGACCCTGCT